A window from Bacillales bacterium encodes these proteins:
- a CDS encoding enoyl-CoA hydratase-related protein: MTSKIEYEVRNHIGYVTLNRPDVLNGFDYEMLTELGDTVAQIHVDKDVRVVIFTGAGEKAFSAGADLKERKTLNDQQVRRNVKKIRDVFSAVSDLPQPTIAAINGYALGGGFELALACDFRICVNDTKVGLPETSMAIIPGAGGTQRLPRLIGESKAMELILTARKISAEEAYELGLLTKVVARGQLMEACETFAAEMLRNGPVALQQAKYAIKKGMNADLQTGMDMESKAYELTIPTHDRVEALKAFNEKRKPQFKGE; this comes from the coding sequence ATGACGAGCAAGATTGAATATGAAGTGCGCAATCATATCGGCTATGTCACTTTGAATCGTCCTGATGTGTTGAACGGGTTCGATTACGAAATGTTGACGGAACTCGGCGACACGGTTGCCCAAATTCACGTCGACAAAGACGTGCGGGTCGTTATTTTTACCGGTGCCGGTGAAAAAGCGTTCAGTGCCGGGGCTGATTTGAAGGAAAGAAAAACATTAAATGACCAACAAGTCCGGCGCAATGTGAAAAAAATTCGCGATGTGTTCTCAGCGGTATCGGATTTGCCGCAGCCGACGATCGCGGCGATTAACGGATACGCGCTCGGCGGCGGCTTCGAGCTTGCGCTTGCCTGCGACTTTCGCATTTGCGTGAATGACACGAAAGTCGGCTTGCCGGAAACGAGCATGGCGATTATTCCGGGTGCCGGCGGCACGCAGCGTCTGCCGCGCCTGATCGGCGAATCGAAAGCGATGGAACTCATCTTGACGGCGCGCAAAATCAGCGCTGAAGAGGCATATGAACTCGGGTTGTTGACGAAAGTCGTTGCGCGCGGACAATTGATGGAAGCGTGCGAGACGTTTGCGGCTGAAATGTTGAGGAACGGTCCGGTGGCTTTGCAGCAAGCGAAATACGCGATCAAAAAAGGCATGAACGCTGATTTGCAGACGGGCATGGACATGGAGTCGAAAGCGTATGAATTGACGATCCCGACGCATGACCGCGTGGAAGCGCTGAAAGCTTTTAATGAGAAGCGTAAACCGCAGTTCAAAGGGGAATAA
- the paaX gene encoding phenylacetic acid degradation operon negative regulatory protein PaaX, with product MESNLNTRSMIFTLYGDYISHYGNEIWIGSLIRLLEAFGHNEPSVRAAISRMNKQGWVQSHKVGNKSYYRLSERGVRRINEAAERIFKLQSDEWDGKWRMLMYTIPESKRNIRDELRKEIVWSGFGMLSSGLWISPNRLEKQVRDLIDKYDIAPYVHFFISRYGGPHEDSKLVGECWDLDDINHRYERFIDFYSKKYVMDKTRIANGEMDEGECFVERTKLVHEYRKFLFVDPGIPEQLLPEKWLGQYAATLFSDYYKALAEPASEFFESVFRQANEIDNRNSEYDALSHPYMIEK from the coding sequence ATGGAGAGTAACTTAAACACGCGATCCATGATTTTTACATTATACGGGGATTACATCAGCCATTACGGAAACGAAATCTGGATCGGTAGTCTCATTCGCTTGCTTGAAGCTTTCGGACATAATGAACCGTCGGTGCGCGCCGCCATCTCGCGTATGAACAAACAAGGCTGGGTACAGTCGCACAAAGTTGGCAACAAGAGCTATTACCGGCTGAGTGAACGCGGCGTCCGCCGCATTAATGAAGCGGCCGAGCGAATATTCAAGCTGCAGTCGGACGAATGGGACGGCAAATGGCGGATGCTCATGTACACGATCCCTGAGAGCAAACGAAACATCCGCGACGAACTCCGCAAAGAAATTGTATGGAGCGGGTTCGGCATGCTCTCAAGCGGTTTGTGGATCTCCCCGAACCGCCTGGAAAAGCAAGTCCGTGATTTGATTGACAAATATGACATCGCACCGTACGTTCATTTTTTTATCAGCCGCTATGGAGGTCCTCACGAAGACAGCAAACTTGTCGGAGAATGTTGGGACCTTGACGATATCAATCATCGCTATGAACGATTCATTGATTTTTACAGTAAGAAATACGTCATGGACAAAACACGCATTGCCAACGGAGAAATGGATGAAGGGGAATGCTTTGTCGAGAGAACGAAGCTCGTTCATGAATACCGGAAATTTTTATTCGTCGACCCAGGCATCCCTGAGCAGTTGTTGCCTGAAAAATGGCTTGGCCAATACGCGGCGACGCTTTTCAGCGATTATTACAAGGCGTTGGCTGAACCTGCAAGTGAATTTTTTGAATCGGTTTTTCGACAAGCTAATGAAATCGACAATCGAAACAGCGAATATGACGCGCTCAGCCATCCTTACATGATCGAAAAATAA
- a CDS encoding hotdog domain-containing protein → MKPGMEVGQKATIRAKVTPDMYAQFEGNVVHPAYSTVSMVYHMEWASRQIILPYLEDHEEGIGGAVTAKHLAPTAGGDTVEVTATLTKFKGSAVITEVEVRNSKELVGKGEVTQFILPKEQINKRLND, encoded by the coding sequence ATGAAACCGGGAATGGAAGTCGGACAGAAAGCGACGATTCGGGCAAAAGTAACCCCTGATATGTACGCACAGTTTGAAGGCAATGTCGTTCACCCTGCGTATTCGACCGTTTCGATGGTCTATCACATGGAGTGGGCTTCCCGGCAAATTATTTTACCTTATTTAGAAGATCATGAAGAAGGCATTGGCGGAGCTGTCACGGCTAAACATCTTGCCCCGACCGCGGGCGGAGATACTGTTGAAGTGACGGCTACGTTGACGAAGTTTAAGGGAAGCGCGGTCATCACCGAAGTCGAAGTCCGCAATTCGAAAGAATTGGTCGGCAAAGGCGAAGTCACGCAATTTATTTTGCCGAAGGAGCAAATCAACAAGCGGCTGAACGATTGA